The following coding sequences lie in one Thermomicrobium sp. 4228-Ro genomic window:
- a CDS encoding sensor histidine kinase codes for MLDNEWETLAELLKAPSDPSRRVLAGPVGRLQALHWITRAATSSLDLDEMLNTVARVLRETMRADSCGIFLYDESSGTLTLRAVDGVSPDRPGRITLPLGVGITGQAALTRQLQIAFDAPRHPAYVDYPHVDDRPFASQVSVPLIARQPGRLLGVLNILTLEPREFWPEEIDFLETAAGEIAIAIENALLYSETDAELRRRIAQLELLQQLWRAIASTLDLGELLATIANRALELSGARGVSIFRQSRATGGGLELLRAAPPEWATHHDGALEQALRGVVQDVLDSGAAVWRELPEEGVAVYALPMITGRRAVGALCLAYRHGTAPPAQTGLLHAFTDTAAIAIENAELYEEARRGLARASALLRELHHRVRNNLQTVAALLSLQARRAGPEARAVLQDAVSRIRSLTVVHDLLSGREMPEVSLRELARIVVAQAVHSFYGDDVAVEWVIEGDEVAVSSRQTTVLALLLNEFVTNAVRHGFAGGPGRIAVRVRAEGNRALVEFEDNGRGLPPDFDPLRGRGLGLQIARTLVEVDLRGELEIGPGKNGGTLVRVRFVPEGQETAVLSAPS; via the coding sequence ATGCTGGACAACGAGTGGGAAACGCTTGCCGAACTCTTGAAGGCCCCATCCGACCCGAGCCGGCGTGTACTGGCAGGTCCGGTCGGGCGACTCCAGGCGCTGCATTGGATCACGCGTGCTGCGACCAGTAGTCTCGACCTGGACGAAATGCTGAATACGGTCGCGCGTGTCTTGCGTGAGACGATGCGAGCCGACTCATGCGGGATTTTCCTCTATGACGAGTCCTCAGGTACCCTCACGCTCCGCGCGGTCGATGGCGTCTCGCCGGATCGGCCGGGTCGGATCACGTTGCCGCTCGGCGTCGGGATCACTGGGCAGGCTGCGCTCACGCGCCAGCTTCAGATCGCGTTCGATGCACCGCGTCATCCCGCGTACGTCGACTATCCGCACGTCGATGACCGGCCCTTCGCGAGCCAGGTGTCCGTGCCGTTGATCGCGCGGCAACCGGGGCGCCTCTTGGGCGTGCTCAACATCCTCACGCTCGAACCGCGCGAGTTCTGGCCGGAGGAGATCGACTTCTTGGAGACAGCGGCAGGCGAAATCGCTATCGCGATCGAGAATGCGCTCCTGTACAGCGAGACGGATGCCGAACTCCGGCGGCGCATCGCGCAGCTCGAGTTGCTCCAGCAGCTCTGGCGAGCGATCGCCTCGACACTCGATCTCGGTGAGCTTTTGGCCACGATCGCGAACCGGGCGCTCGAGCTCTCCGGTGCTCGCGGTGTTTCGATCTTCCGGCAATCGCGTGCCACGGGCGGCGGGCTGGAGTTGCTGCGGGCTGCACCTCCCGAATGGGCAACGCACCACGATGGAGCACTGGAGCAGGCACTCCGGGGCGTGGTACAGGACGTGCTCGACTCCGGTGCCGCGGTGTGGCGGGAGCTGCCCGAGGAGGGCGTCGCGGTCTACGCGCTCCCGATGATCACTGGTCGTCGGGCTGTCGGGGCCCTTTGCCTGGCTTACCGGCACGGTACTGCGCCACCAGCCCAGACCGGCCTGCTGCACGCCTTCACCGACACCGCGGCGATCGCGATCGAAAATGCCGAACTGTACGAAGAAGCCCGGCGTGGGCTCGCTCGGGCTTCGGCGCTCCTGCGCGAGCTGCACCACCGTGTCCGCAATAACCTGCAAACGGTGGCGGCGTTGCTCTCGTTGCAGGCGCGACGCGCTGGACCGGAGGCGCGTGCTGTCTTGCAAGACGCCGTGAGCCGCATCCGGAGTCTCACTGTTGTCCACGATCTCTTGAGCGGACGCGAGATGCCGGAAGTGTCGCTCCGCGAGCTGGCGCGCATCGTCGTCGCGCAGGCCGTGCACTCCTTCTACGGCGACGACGTCGCCGTCGAGTGGGTGATCGAGGGGGACGAGGTCGCCGTTTCCTCGCGGCAGACGACGGTACTGGCGCTCCTGCTGAACGAGTTCGTGACGAATGCGGTGCGGCACGGTTTCGCCGGGGGCCCAGGGCGGATCGCCGTTCGCGTGCGGGCAGAAGGGAACCGGGCACTGGTCGAGTTCGAGGATAACGGGCGCGGGCTGCCGCCGGATTTCGATCCGTTGCGCGGCCGCGGGCTCGGCTTGCAGATCGCACGAACGCTGGTCGAGGTTGACTTGCGTGGCGAACTCGAGATCGGTCCAGGGAAGAATGGGGGGACGCTGGTACGGGTACGCTTCGTCCCCGAGGGACAGGAGACTGCGGTGCTGAGCGCTCCGAGTTGA
- a CDS encoding enoyl-ACP reductase FabI, translating to MANEGFSGYWAVILGASSGFGAATARELARAGMHVCGVHLDRRATLPLAEAVKADVEAAGVQAVFVNANAADADTRQQVVAALRERRARVRVLMHSLAFGTLRPYIDEDPSQQVTQKQLEMTLDVMANSLVYWTQDLFHAGLFERDARIFAMTSEGSTRVWRGYGPVSAAKAALESHVRQLAVELARYGITVNAIQAGVTPTPAQAKIPGADEMLREAERRNPSGRLTTPEDIARAIRALSAPGLTWITGNVIKVDGGESLVP from the coding sequence ATGGCGAACGAGGGGTTCAGCGGTTACTGGGCAGTCATCCTCGGCGCGTCGAGTGGGTTCGGAGCGGCGACCGCACGGGAACTCGCGCGCGCCGGTATGCATGTCTGCGGTGTGCATCTCGATCGGCGAGCGACGCTGCCGCTGGCCGAGGCAGTCAAGGCGGACGTCGAAGCAGCGGGGGTTCAGGCTGTGTTCGTGAACGCGAATGCCGCGGACGCTGACACCCGCCAGCAGGTCGTGGCGGCCCTGCGCGAGCGCCGTGCGCGAGTGCGCGTACTGATGCACTCGCTCGCCTTCGGGACATTGCGACCCTACATCGACGAGGACCCCTCGCAACAGGTGACGCAGAAGCAACTGGAAATGACGCTCGACGTCATGGCGAACTCGCTCGTCTACTGGACTCAGGACCTCTTCCACGCTGGCTTGTTCGAGCGTGACGCGCGGATCTTCGCCATGACGAGCGAGGGATCAACACGCGTCTGGCGTGGGTACGGACCTGTCTCGGCAGCGAAGGCTGCGCTGGAGTCGCATGTCCGGCAGCTCGCGGTCGAACTGGCCCGGTACGGGATCACGGTCAACGCGATCCAGGCCGGTGTGACGCCAACCCCAGCCCAGGCGAAAATTCCCGGTGCCGATGAGATGCTCCGCGAGGCCGAGCGGCGGAATCCGAGCGGGCGACTCACCACACCAGAGGACATCGCCCGAGCGATCCGCGCGTTGAGTGCGCCTGGCCTGACGTGGATCACCGGTAACGTGATCAAAGTCGACGGTGGCGAATCGCTCGTGCCCTGA
- a CDS encoding M42 family metallopeptidase yields the protein MRERIAEVLTDLMALPGPTGREEPVLAWLERAWAPHVKRLWRSRVGNLLAYVGGSGPRLLLTAHADELSFVVRSVDSSGLLWLTTGQVRGEPQERFPVGQPALVLGRGLSVEGVFVTATGHVVPEERRSKPVTFSDLLVDIGANSKQEVLDRGITVGASVIWNPPPRRVGPRLYGKAIDDRVGLALLTLLLRHIDTQQLNCALYLAATVQEENGLLGASSLRNDLDVDWAVAIDVGLVGDLPTIGEQSMPAALGNGPQLVHKDSATHYDQRLLWRLAELADRAGIPVQHVVFERYGSDGAALIRQGIPTALLAVGARHTHAPFEAVDLSDVEATLLLIEQLVYEGPIEH from the coding sequence ATGCGCGAACGGATCGCTGAAGTGCTCACCGATCTGATGGCACTGCCAGGGCCCACCGGACGGGAGGAGCCCGTCCTCGCCTGGCTGGAACGAGCCTGGGCTCCGCATGTCAAACGCTTGTGGCGGAGCCGGGTGGGTAATCTGCTCGCGTACGTCGGCGGGTCCGGCCCACGCCTTCTCCTAACGGCACACGCCGACGAATTGAGCTTCGTCGTCCGCTCGGTCGACTCGAGCGGTCTCCTCTGGCTGACCACTGGGCAAGTACGGGGTGAACCACAGGAGCGCTTTCCGGTCGGGCAACCAGCGCTGGTTCTCGGTCGTGGACTGAGCGTGGAGGGCGTCTTCGTCACCGCTACGGGTCACGTCGTCCCCGAGGAGCGCCGAAGCAAGCCGGTCACGTTCTCCGACCTTCTCGTCGACATCGGGGCGAACTCGAAGCAGGAAGTCCTCGACCGCGGCATCACCGTCGGTGCGAGCGTCATTTGGAACCCACCGCCGCGTCGGGTCGGGCCTCGCCTCTACGGGAAAGCGATCGACGACCGTGTCGGGCTGGCACTCCTGACGCTCCTTCTTCGTCATATCGACACACAGCAATTGAATTGCGCGCTCTACCTCGCTGCGACGGTTCAGGAAGAGAATGGACTGCTCGGCGCGAGCTCGTTGCGAAACGATCTCGATGTCGACTGGGCAGTCGCCATCGACGTCGGTCTCGTCGGGGATCTCCCGACCATCGGTGAGCAGTCAATGCCCGCTGCACTCGGCAACGGGCCACAACTCGTTCACAAGGACTCCGCGACGCATTATGACCAGCGTCTGTTGTGGCGGCTCGCCGAGCTCGCTGATCGCGCCGGCATCCCAGTGCAGCACGTGGTCTTCGAACGATACGGGAGCGATGGTGCTGCATTGATTCGCCAGGGCATCCCGACTGCGCTCCTGGCAGTCGGCGCGCGGCATACGCACGCACCGTTCGAGGCCGTCGATCTCTCCGACGTCGAGGCGACACTCCTCCTCATCGAGCAACTGGTCTACGAAGGTCCGATCGAGCACTGA
- a CDS encoding STM3941 family protein, protein MDTQPRERPQRIVVRRSRVRAAVLGSLSLALCLVAIRFAWGADVWIERLFAGSMALFLGVVAILTILLAVDRTPVLELDEEGVIDRGSLVRAGRIRWQDVRRVEARESGGRRVLLVQVYRPQRFAADLDPEHRRSAEELIQRYGTPIVIPWEALDRPLDQVVAYAEALRRGMPPASDS, encoded by the coding sequence ATGGACACGCAACCTCGAGAGCGTCCGCAGCGGATCGTGGTTCGGCGCAGCCGTGTTCGCGCAGCGGTGCTCGGGTCGCTCTCGCTGGCGCTCTGTCTCGTCGCGATACGGTTCGCCTGGGGGGCCGACGTCTGGATCGAGCGCCTGTTCGCGGGTTCGATGGCGCTCTTCCTCGGTGTCGTCGCGATTCTGACGATCCTGCTCGCGGTTGACCGGACACCCGTGCTCGAACTGGACGAAGAAGGCGTGATCGATCGCGGCTCGCTGGTGCGTGCAGGCCGTATCCGCTGGCAGGACGTGCGCCGCGTCGAAGCACGGGAATCCGGTGGGCGTCGCGTGCTGCTCGTTCAGGTGTACCGCCCGCAACGGTTCGCCGCTGATCTGGACCCGGAGCACCGGCGCAGCGCTGAGGAACTGATCCAACGCTACGGGACCCCGATCGTCATTCCTTGGGAAGCACTCGACCGACCGCTCGATCAGGTCGTCGCGTATGCTGAGGCGTTGCGACGAGGGATGCCGCCCGCGAGTGACTCGTAG
- a CDS encoding ABC transporter ATP-binding protein yields the protein METVLQPLRTVTEVEHSPIVEARNVLKIYDTGRVKVQALRGVSLTVYRGEMVAVMGPSGSGKTTLLNCLSGLDTIDQGQILIAGKELAKLPDDVRSTFRARHMGFVFQLFNLIPVLTALENVELPALLAGARPSEARRRAMEVLEQVGLADRAGHKPNELSGGQQQRVAIARALVNQPDIIWADEPTGNLDTETADEVMALLRRLNRDNGQTFVIVTHDPRIGAMCDRIVQMRDGRIIDDGFNGVNAAGRGGEAR from the coding sequence GTGGAAACAGTTCTCCAACCGCTCAGGACAGTGACAGAAGTCGAGCACTCACCCATCGTCGAAGCGCGAAATGTTCTCAAAATCTACGACACCGGTCGTGTCAAGGTACAGGCCTTGCGGGGTGTCTCGCTCACGGTCTATCGCGGCGAGATGGTCGCCGTCATGGGGCCGTCGGGGAGTGGCAAGACAACGCTGCTCAATTGTCTTTCCGGACTCGATACGATCGACCAAGGACAGATTCTCATCGCTGGCAAAGAACTCGCCAAGCTCCCGGACGATGTGCGCTCGACCTTTCGAGCCCGACACATGGGCTTCGTCTTCCAGCTCTTCAATTTGATTCCGGTGCTGACCGCGCTCGAAAATGTCGAGCTTCCTGCACTGCTCGCCGGTGCTCGGCCGAGCGAAGCACGACGGCGTGCCATGGAGGTGCTCGAGCAAGTCGGCCTCGCCGACCGGGCTGGTCACAAGCCGAACGAACTCTCCGGTGGCCAGCAGCAGCGGGTGGCGATCGCTCGTGCGCTCGTGAATCAACCGGACATCATCTGGGCTGACGAGCCGACCGGGAATCTCGATACCGAAACAGCGGACGAGGTGATGGCGCTGCTCCGGCGACTCAACCGGGACAATGGGCAGACGTTCGTGATCGTGACGCACGATCCTCGCATCGGAGCGATGTGTGACCGGATCGTCCAGATGCGCGACGGCCGGATCATCGATGACGGGTTCAATGGTGTCAACGCTGCGGGACGTGGGGGCGAGGCTCGATGA
- a CDS encoding ABC transporter permease: MNEIFGVSLALVLRILLVAFALILAITAGLWIWRPVLGRMALRNIPRRPVQTVLIVIGLMLSTLIFSASLTTGTTLQRSITGQVLRLAGPVDELVVQASGDARFAGPQPGVFLPATVVEQLDTVRTQEPRLTAVVPALWQPVAAIDLRTRQSEPALNLIGLPPDRLAAVGGLVDVEGRPIDLAGLAEDAVVLGAEAAKRLDAQVGDRLQVFLAGRPIEVQVAAIAPDNFFTGTLNVGDAGGLTVPLARAERWLGVSGQVSFVALSNRNGLDDSEAVTAAANAALAGTPFRAVPVKERAVEQATQAGEAFTNLFLLSGLFSVAAGILLIFLIFALLAAERKTEMGTLRALGMKRWHLVALFALEGMGYNLLAALVGAVAGVAVAYAIAGVMGRLVGEFFTIEPSWRPRDLVLAYLMGVVVTFVTVVIAAWRVSRLNIVAAIRDLPEPQLSRASRRWLIAGVVGSVVGGVLCWLGWRDESLGWFSVGISLLPLSAAAVLRRFGVPARPLYSAAAILVLIYWLMPDSWHERLFGPMSGGFELFVLSGLMMVAALTVLLVWNIEVAVGLVGRLGRAFRRWLPAVRIAVAYPMASRGRTGLTVAMFSLILFALVVMSTIYANVVAIFAGPLADAGWDVEVTQVGVQPIPDLVAALRESGADVAAIVATGRTASVPWTRVSVRPVQHANDEWARYPVRGIDQDFAAKVEAPLQLRSSDYATDREAWEAVARDPSLAIVDANVLQQRGGDPANLYLPELRTSQTDFRPIELELRDNASGKTTTVRVIGVIDGRVSSLSGLYVSEQVVEQVFGQPSTIEYELRLAPGTDARAFARQVEAALLPFGAQAEATSDLIGRATGIIRGFIRIIQGFMALGLVVGIAALGVVSYRAVIERRHQIGALRAIGYQRLMVAVGFLLESALVTSAGIAGGTLLGVLLARNVVTGEDDLAGRFEQFSLVIPWGQLALFAGLALAVALLMAYVPARQASRVSIVEALRYE, translated from the coding sequence ATGAACGAGATCTTCGGTGTCTCGCTCGCGCTCGTTTTGCGCATTCTTCTCGTCGCCTTCGCGCTGATCCTCGCGATCACGGCTGGCCTCTGGATCTGGCGCCCCGTACTCGGGCGCATGGCACTACGGAACATTCCCCGCCGGCCGGTGCAAACGGTCCTCATTGTGATCGGTCTCATGCTCAGCACGCTGATCTTCTCAGCGTCGCTCACCACTGGAACCACATTACAGCGCAGCATCACCGGTCAGGTTCTCCGGCTCGCTGGCCCGGTCGACGAGCTGGTCGTCCAGGCTAGCGGTGATGCGCGGTTTGCAGGGCCACAGCCAGGTGTCTTTCTGCCGGCTACGGTCGTCGAGCAACTGGACACGGTGCGCACGCAGGAGCCCCGTCTCACTGCAGTCGTGCCGGCGCTCTGGCAGCCGGTCGCCGCGATCGATCTCCGCACGCGTCAGAGCGAACCAGCCTTGAACCTGATCGGTCTGCCGCCTGACCGTCTCGCGGCGGTCGGTGGACTCGTCGATGTTGAGGGGCGACCGATCGACCTCGCCGGTCTGGCTGAGGATGCGGTCGTGCTCGGTGCGGAGGCTGCCAAGCGGCTCGACGCTCAGGTCGGTGACCGGCTCCAGGTCTTTCTCGCTGGCCGACCCATCGAGGTTCAGGTGGCTGCGATCGCTCCGGACAACTTCTTTACCGGAACGCTCAACGTCGGCGACGCCGGTGGCTTGACCGTTCCGCTGGCTCGGGCTGAGCGATGGCTCGGCGTGTCCGGGCAGGTCAGTTTCGTAGCGCTGAGCAATCGAAACGGGCTCGACGACAGCGAAGCCGTCACCGCTGCAGCGAACGCCGCACTCGCGGGAACGCCATTCCGTGCGGTGCCGGTCAAAGAGCGAGCAGTGGAGCAGGCAACGCAGGCGGGGGAGGCGTTTACGAATCTCTTCCTCCTGTCCGGACTCTTTTCGGTCGCTGCGGGAATCTTGCTCATTTTCCTGATCTTCGCACTGCTGGCTGCCGAGCGAAAGACGGAGATGGGCACGCTGCGCGCGCTCGGCATGAAACGCTGGCATCTGGTCGCCCTCTTCGCACTGGAGGGGATGGGGTACAACCTCCTAGCTGCCCTGGTGGGGGCTGTCGCTGGCGTCGCGGTGGCCTACGCCATCGCCGGGGTCATGGGCCGGTTGGTCGGGGAGTTCTTCACGATCGAGCCATCGTGGCGACCGCGCGACCTCGTGCTTGCCTACCTCATGGGGGTCGTGGTGACCTTCGTGACGGTCGTCATTGCAGCCTGGCGCGTCAGCCGACTCAACATCGTGGCAGCGATCCGCGATCTGCCGGAACCGCAGCTCTCGCGTGCCAGCCGGCGCTGGCTCATCGCTGGTGTCGTCGGGTCGGTTGTCGGCGGTGTGCTCTGCTGGCTTGGCTGGCGCGATGAGAGCCTCGGTTGGTTCAGTGTGGGCATCTCGCTCCTCCCGTTGAGTGCAGCAGCAGTGCTCCGCCGCTTCGGCGTGCCGGCGCGACCACTCTATAGTGCGGCGGCGATTCTCGTCCTGATCTATTGGCTCATGCCGGATTCCTGGCACGAGCGGCTCTTCGGGCCGATGAGTGGGGGCTTTGAGCTGTTCGTGCTCTCCGGCCTCATGATGGTCGCCGCGCTCACAGTGCTGCTCGTCTGGAACATCGAAGTCGCAGTGGGACTCGTCGGCCGGCTCGGGCGTGCTTTCCGGCGCTGGTTACCGGCTGTGCGGATCGCCGTGGCCTATCCGATGGCATCACGTGGCCGTACGGGACTCACCGTGGCGATGTTCAGTCTGATCCTCTTCGCGCTCGTCGTCATGTCGACGATCTATGCGAACGTGGTCGCGATTTTCGCAGGCCCACTGGCAGATGCCGGCTGGGATGTGGAAGTCACGCAGGTCGGTGTCCAGCCGATCCCTGACCTGGTCGCTGCACTCCGCGAAAGTGGCGCCGATGTCGCGGCGATCGTTGCGACCGGACGGACGGCGAGCGTGCCTTGGACACGGGTCAGTGTCCGCCCGGTGCAGCACGCGAACGACGAGTGGGCTCGCTACCCGGTACGTGGTATCGATCAGGACTTCGCGGCGAAGGTCGAGGCGCCGTTGCAACTGCGCAGTTCGGACTATGCAACGGATCGTGAAGCCTGGGAGGCGGTCGCTCGTGACCCCTCTCTGGCGATCGTCGATGCCAACGTGCTCCAGCAGCGCGGTGGTGATCCGGCCAACTTGTACCTTCCCGAGCTGCGGACTAGCCAGACAGATTTTCGACCGATCGAGCTGGAGCTCCGTGACAACGCCAGCGGGAAGACGACGACAGTTCGGGTGATCGGCGTGATCGACGGGCGGGTGTCGTCCCTCTCCGGGCTGTACGTCTCCGAGCAGGTCGTCGAGCAGGTGTTCGGGCAGCCGTCCACGATCGAGTACGAGCTCCGCCTCGCCCCGGGAACCGATGCACGGGCGTTCGCCCGGCAGGTCGAGGCGGCATTGCTCCCGTTCGGTGCCCAAGCAGAGGCGACGAGCGACCTCATCGGGCGGGCGACCGGAATCATCCGCGGTTTCATTCGGATCATCCAGGGATTCATGGCGCTCGGACTCGTCGTCGGGATCGCAGCGCTCGGTGTCGTCTCGTATCGAGCCGTCATCGAGCGGCGGCATCAGATCGGGGCGCTGCGTGCGATCGGCTATCAGCGATTGATGGTGGCTGTCGGCTTCTTGCTCGAGTCGGCGCTGGTGACGAGTGCCGGAATCGCCGGGGGAACACTGCTCGGCGTGCTCCTGGCCCGGAACGTGGTAACGGGTGAGGACGATCTGGCCGGACGATTCGAGCAGTTCTCGCTCGTCATCCCGTGGGGACAGCTCGCGCTCTTCGCTGGACTCGCGTTGGCTGTGGCGCTGTTGATGGCGTACGTGCCAGCACGACAGGCGTCGCGCGTCTCAATCGTCGAAGCGCTGCGGTACGAGTGA
- a CDS encoding YibE/F family protein, producing the protein MVVRRLLVAVVLAAVGLWLGQDGDIRAQQATGRAQTFTATARVVAVLEEGITTVGPVTQPYQRLLVELTSGPEKGQRVEVSVGVRDLNTAGQRFAPGNRLFLSVSTGPDGSRAYTVLDRDRSTPLAVLGVLFAGAIVALGRWKGVRALLGLAFTFVILVWVLVPLILRGYPPVPVAIVVSFVVFVVTLTVTHGIGRMVMAAMAGTSLSLILTGLLAALFVAAAGLTGLADEEASFLQVVLGERAVSPQGLLLAGMLVGALGVLDDITVSQSSLVFELRRANPALTGWELFAAGVRVGRDHIAATVNTLVLAYAGAALPLLLLFSQLEEPLIWIMNREIVAQEIVQMLVGSLGLIAAVPLTTGFAAWLAVRTPVAALESLPHQHGHIH; encoded by the coding sequence ATGGTGGTCCGACGTCTTCTGGTCGCCGTCGTTCTCGCTGCTGTGGGGCTGTGGCTCGGCCAAGATGGTGACATCCGGGCACAGCAGGCGACGGGGCGAGCGCAGACGTTCACGGCAACTGCGCGTGTTGTCGCGGTGCTCGAGGAAGGCATCACCACTGTCGGGCCCGTGACGCAGCCGTACCAGCGGCTCCTCGTCGAGCTGACGAGTGGCCCGGAAAAGGGGCAGCGAGTGGAAGTGTCGGTCGGGGTGCGTGACTTGAACACGGCAGGGCAGCGTTTCGCACCAGGCAATCGACTGTTTCTCTCCGTTTCGACTGGCCCGGACGGCAGCCGTGCCTACACGGTGCTGGATCGCGACCGCTCGACGCCGTTAGCCGTGCTCGGTGTCCTTTTCGCTGGCGCGATCGTCGCCCTCGGTCGGTGGAAGGGGGTGCGCGCACTTCTCGGCCTCGCGTTCACATTCGTCATTCTGGTGTGGGTGCTCGTGCCGCTCATCCTGCGCGGTTATCCCCCTGTGCCCGTGGCGATCGTAGTCTCGTTCGTCGTGTTCGTCGTGACGCTCACGGTAACGCACGGGATCGGGCGGATGGTGATGGCCGCGATGGCGGGTACCAGCCTGAGTCTGATTTTGACCGGTCTCCTGGCTGCGCTGTTCGTGGCGGCTGCTGGGTTGACCGGGCTCGCTGATGAGGAAGCGAGTTTTCTCCAGGTCGTCCTCGGTGAACGGGCGGTGAGTCCACAAGGTCTGTTGCTCGCTGGGATGCTGGTCGGGGCACTCGGTGTCCTCGACGACATCACGGTCTCGCAAAGTTCGCTCGTCTTCGAGTTGCGACGTGCGAATCCCGCCTTGACTGGCTGGGAACTGTTCGCCGCTGGTGTACGCGTCGGTCGCGACCATATCGCAGCGACGGTCAACACGCTCGTCCTGGCTTATGCAGGGGCAGCCTTGCCCCTGCTCCTCTTGTTCAGCCAGCTGGAGGAGCCGCTCATCTGGATCATGAACCGCGAGATCGTCGCACAGGAGATCGTCCAGATGCTCGTCGGGAGCCTGGGGCTGATCGCTGCCGTGCCGCTGACGACCGGTTTCGCGGCCTGGTTGGCCGTGCGCACACCCGTCGCAGCGCTGGAAAGCCTCCCACACCAGCATGGGCATATCCACTGA
- a CDS encoding methylated-DNA--[protein]-cysteine S-methyltransferase: MTRRSHSATLTIVTTAWKTPIGVLRLYGCSRGLLAIALPTEELRAVEQRLARCLAREGFRHLVFREDAAALGEAQQELAEYFASLRQQFTVPVYLCGTPFQQQVWTRIAMIPYGMTWTYREVAERSGSPAAVRAIGAALAANPVPIVVPCHRVVGARGELRGYAGGLALKQHLLAHERAVLERTSSSPAAIESLEGPV; the protein is encoded by the coding sequence ATGACTCGCCGATCGCACAGCGCGACGCTGACCATCGTCACGACAGCATGGAAGACACCGATCGGCGTGCTTCGCCTCTACGGCTGTTCCCGTGGTCTCCTGGCGATCGCTTTACCGACCGAGGAGTTGCGTGCCGTCGAGCAGAGGCTAGCGCGGTGTCTGGCCAGGGAAGGGTTCCGTCACCTCGTGTTCCGTGAGGATGCTGCAGCGCTCGGCGAGGCGCAGCAGGAACTCGCCGAGTACTTCGCTAGCCTCCGGCAGCAGTTTACCGTGCCCGTGTATCTTTGCGGGACACCGTTTCAACAGCAGGTCTGGACACGGATCGCGATGATCCCCTACGGCATGACCTGGACGTACCGTGAGGTCGCCGAGCGATCGGGGAGTCCGGCAGCGGTACGAGCCATCGGTGCGGCATTGGCGGCCAACCCCGTACCGATCGTGGTTCCGTGCCATCGCGTGGTGGGAGCACGTGGCGAGCTGCGCGGGTACGCTGGTGGACTCGCGCTCAAGCAACACCTGCTGGCACACGAGCGAGCAGTTCTGGAGCGGACATCTTCCTCACCAGCCGCGATCGAGTCGCTGGAAGGCCCGGTGTAA
- a CDS encoding rhomboid family intramembrane serine protease — protein sequence MFPIGDDNSGRQSFPIVNTLLIAINVLVFLYQLLLMAESPRRLEAFIFKYGAIPYELTRGVDLPPTVGFPIYLTVFTSMFLHGGFAHLIGNMWYLYIFGDNVEDSMGHVRYLIFYLLGGVAAAWAQTLLDPSSRIPMVGASGAISAVMGAYLVLYPGGLVRTVTFFGFIPIFFYLPALVLIGLWFVFQFFAGLASLGVPTAPTGGVAYWAHIGGFLAGIVLVWLFRDPERVERQRAARRLHRAFQRLDRGW from the coding sequence ATGTTTCCGATCGGGGACGACAATAGCGGTCGGCAGAGCTTTCCGATCGTCAATACGCTGCTGATCGCCATCAATGTGCTCGTCTTTCTGTACCAGTTGCTCCTCATGGCGGAATCACCGCGGCGGCTGGAGGCGTTCATCTTCAAGTACGGGGCGATCCCATACGAGCTGACCCGCGGCGTCGATCTCCCTCCGACGGTCGGATTTCCTATTTATCTCACCGTCTTCACCTCGATGTTCCTGCACGGCGGTTTCGCCCACCTGATCGGCAACATGTGGTACCTGTACATCTTCGGCGACAACGTCGAAGATTCGATGGGACACGTTCGCTACCTCATCTTTTACCTTCTCGGAGGCGTCGCTGCAGCCTGGGCACAGACACTGCTCGATCCCTCTTCGCGCATCCCGATGGTCGGCGCTTCCGGTGCCATTTCCGCCGTCATGGGAGCCTATCTCGTCCTGTATCCAGGAGGACTCGTCCGTACCGTCACCTTCTTCGGCTTCATTCCGATCTTCTTCTACCTCCCTGCTCTCGTCCTAATCGGGCTCTGGTTCGTCTTCCAGTTCTTCGCCGGGCTCGCCTCGCTCGGTGTGCCAACAGCACCGACCGGCGGTGTCGCCTACTGGGCCCATATCGGGGGCTTCCTCGCGGGAATCGTCCTCGTCTGGCTCTTCCGGGATCCGGAGCGAGTCGAGCGGCAACGAGCCGCTCGGCGGTTACACCGGGCCTTCCAGCGACTCGATCGCGGCTGGTGA